The Heyndrickxia acidicola sequence ACCATGGAGCCATGCTTGAACGCCGCCCCTCCCATATTCACGATAAACACTATTGTATACACCAGCCAAAGAGAAGGATGCACATATAAAAGCAATAACAGAAATGCCCTCAATAAATCGAGTACCATCATCAGCCTTCTTTTATTTACACGATCCACAAGGCTGCCGCACCAAGCATTGGCAAAAATAGAGGCCGCTGGCTTCAGGATATACAAAACAGCAACAGCAAAGGGTGAATGCGTCATGTCCAGCACAATTAAGTTAAGAGCGATTAAATATATCCAATCACCCATATTTGAAACTCCTATTCCGCATAAAAGCAGCACAGATTCCTTTGAAGTTCTCCTTTTTGTAATATCCATCCTTTTTCATCTCCCCACATTATCCCTAAATAAATATTGTTCTTTTACCGCTATTAAAGTAAAAACTGTAAAAGAGCACTAAAAAAGAATCCCACCCCCAAGACAATTGTCCTGGGGACGAGATTCTTTGATCGCGGTGCCACCCCGGTTTATTTATATGTCACCATATAAACCTTAAAAAGTATCCTCTTTCAGATTCTACTTTCGCTCTATAACAGGAGCTCCTGTCACATGATCCCCGCTCCGGTTCCCATGTGCTGCTCTTGAGTCTTGTTCAATAAAAGAATTTTTACTCCTTTTCAGCTGCCGGAGCTCTCTTTTAAAAATTCGTTTTTTATTTACTATTCTCTTCATCGCATTTAAATTTTCATAATATTATCACATTAATTTTAATTTTGTCAATAACGTTTCTCTTCTTTTTCCCCCAGCTCGAAGGTCTCCCATACAAATCCCTTTCTGCTCCACAGTAAAATCAGAAAATAGGTTCGAAGAAATAAAAAATGACTGCTAATAAGAGATTTTTTGTCATTTCCACTGCACACTGATTTCAAGAATCCCAGAAGCTGGCTTCATTCAAAGAGATTGCTTGTTTCCAAACTAAAAAACTAATTTTTATGATTACTAAATGGCTCGGAGTTTCCCTTTAAGGTAATTGCCTTATCACGCGGATAAACGGAAGAAAAATAGTAAACAGCACCTATTAACATGACAATGACGGCTAAAAGCGGAACGGAATAATTCAAATACCAAGCCTGCCCTGGTGATCTTGGCCAGCAAAGGTTAAGAATAACAAATACGCCCCAGATAAGAGATAAAATGTTTACAGTTAATCCCCATTTTCCTAAGTTCCATGGAGAGGCGGTTGAATCCCATCCCCGGGTTCGGGCAAAAAGTGCTCCAACCGTCACGCTTAAGTAAGCAAGATAGATTCCGACTACACAGATATTTACGATATAGGATTCTGCAGAAGAGGATAGAACCAATAGAATAGCAAATATTCCGCTAAATATGATGGCAGCCACTGGTGTGTCATGCTTTTTGGACATTTTTGCCCATAGCTTGGCTCCTGGAATTTTGTTATCGCGTCCAAAAGAGAACAATAAGCGGGATACTGTCGCCTGTACTGCAGTACCGCAGACGAATATGGCAATTAGTGCTAACACTACAAACGCATTCGATATCCCTGTGCCTAAATTTTTGTTTAAGATGTACGTTAAAGGAACTGCTGCTTTCATTGTCTCACCAAGGTTCGGAATGGCAAGCACGAATGCCAAAAGCGCCAACCCGCCTATGATAAATGTCAAAAATAATGAGGAGATGATGGCTTTTGGAACTACCCTTCGAGGATTAATTACCTCTTCTGCAAGACTGCCTGCAGAATCAAAACCAAACAGAACCCATGTGGAGGTCAGCATGGCAGCAAGAAATACAGGCAGGTAGCTTCCTTTTCCAGCTGTTCCCGCTGTATCAAATGAAAAGCTAAACGGATGATGGATGCCCACCGCAAAAAGCGCAATGGCCAAGACAATCATAGCTACGATTTCAGCGATCATTCCAATACCATTTATAATGGCCATCAATTTTACACTGAATGCGTTAATAAGTGTTTGAAGGATTACGATTACTGCAGTTATAAGGACTAGCAAAACATGATTGTTCGCATCCATTCCCATCAGCTGGGCAATATAGGGCGCCGCTCCAAAATCAACAGATGCTATGGTTGCAAGTAAAGCAATCAAATAAATCCAGCCAGAAAACCATGAATAGGTATTCCCTGCAAGGTGCTTCGTCCATTGATAGATGGAGCCTGCGACCGGATAGTGAGAAGCTACTTCTCCCATTGTAAGCCCCACCAGAAGCTGACCGATGAAAACAATCGGCCAGCTCCAGATAAAGGCCGGTCCTCCTGTGGTTAATCCAAATCCGAACAGGCTAAAGATGCCTGTCGTTGCCGAAATAAAGGAAAACGAAATAGCAAAGTTTGAAAAGAAATTAAGATTTCGCTTTAATTCTTGTGTGTATCCCAAGCTTGCAAGATCTGCAACATCTTCATTTATGGAATGTTTCTCTTTAGACAATCAACTCAACTCCCTTAACATGTATAGAGATAGGCTGCCAACTTTACAAAATTGTAGACTTAATATTTTGATATTTGAATTTTCAGATTTTATAAACCATAGAAACTTCAGATAATCTTCACGATGATTCTGTACAAGCCCTCTAAAAGGCAAGAAACATTATGTTTGATCGTGATTATTTGCCTTTAGTGGAGGCAGGTTTAAAACCTTTACCAGCAGGAATCTGTCTTATTTTCCCGCTGATAAAGGTAATTGCCATTTAGACCGTTTTCGGCAGCTTCCCGCCCATGTTAGTTAAAAATTATATTTTAAGCTTCTACTTTAGCTAATACCTGTTTAAACGTACTCACTACTTTATCCACTTCTTCATAGCTGATGGTTAGTGCCGGTTCAATTCGAATTGTTTTTGAATTAATTAAGGTACCTGCAACCAGTACACCATGGTCAAACATTCCTTTTGACACTTCATAACCAATCTCATCTTTATGAAACTCAATTCCTATCATTAGTCCCTTCCCGCGTATTTCCAGTACTTTGTCTTCATGTCCCTCTGCTGCTTTTTTCAGTTCCTCAAGGAAATATTCTCCTACTTCTGCTGAACGTTCAGGTAACCTTTCTTCAATCAGTACACCAATTGTTGCAATGGCAGCAGCACAGGCAAGCGGATTTCCGCCGAAGGTTGTTGTATGCATAAATGGATTCGGGAACCAGCTCTTGAACACTTTCTCTTTTGCTACGATTGCACCAGCAGGCATCACTCCGCCGCCAAAGGCTTTTGCAAGACAGATAATATCCGGAACAACGTCATATAATTCTGCCGCAAACATTTTTCCGGTACGGCCCATCCCTGTTTGAACTTCATCAAAGATTAAAAGGGCACCAAATTGATCGCAAAGCTCTCGTACTTCTTTTAAATAGTTTTCCGGAGGCAGGATAATACCGCCTTCACCCTGAATAGGTTCGAGGATAACAGCCGCCACATCTTCCCCTACCATTGAGGATGTTTCAAATGTTTTTCTCATCATCTCAATGTCTCCGAATGGCACATGGCGGAATCCCGGAATTAAAGGCAAGAAAGGCTTACGGAACATTCCTTTTGCCGTTCCTGAAAGGGAGCCAAGACTTTTTCCATGGAAAGCGCGGGTTGTGGAAATAAATGTAGTTCGCTCGCTATACATTTTTGCCAGCTTTAAAGCCGCTTCCACACTTTCCGTTCCGCTGTTGGTAAAGAATGCATATTTCAAATCCCCTGGAGTAATTTCAGCTAAGATTTTTGCTAACATTGCACGGAGTGGATCAAGAAGGTCCTGACTGTGAAGAGCCTGCCGTTTTAATTGATCCGTTACGGCTTTTACAACCTTTGGATTTCGGTGTCCAACATTATAAATACCAAAACCGCCAAGACAATCAATGTACTCTTTCCCGTTTACATCCTTAAAACAGGCGCCATTATCTGACCATTCCACTGCAGCAAATTGTCCGTCTTTTGTTACGGTTTTTCGATATGTCAGGAATCCCGGATTTACGTTTTCCCTGAAGCCATCGACTGTTTCTTTTGTAATCCATGCTGCTTCTTCCTCAGTAATTTCCTCTTTTTCAATTAAACTTAATACCTTATTAATGTAATCCGTTACCGATTTTTCCTGGTTTGTTTTTAACTCATTATTTAAATCAATACTCATCTTTTTTTCTCCTCCAAAATGATTAGTTTGAAAACCAGCCAATGGGCTCAACCTGTAAATTAATATTAATCTGTTTAACTTCTTGGAATTCCTCAAGTCCAAACGTTCCAAGACTCCGCCCAATTCCGCTTTGTTTATAGCCTCCCCAAGGGGCCTCATTATACGTTGGGTGATAGCTGTTAATCCACGTGATACCAGCACGCAGCTTTTTAATCACTCGTAATGCCTTGGCTCCATCCTTGGAAAAGACGCCGCCTGCCAGTCCATAAACCGTATTGTTTGCCAGTTTGACTGCTTCCTCTTCATCCTTAAACTTTTGAATGACAACGACTGGACCAAAAATTTCTTCCTGTACAATTCTCATATCCTGCTTCACATCAACAAATACAGTTGGTTCAACAAAATAACCATTATCCAAGCCTGAAACTGTCATTCTCTCTCCGCCTAAAGCAACCGTTGCACCCTCTTGTTTTCCTAAATCAATATAGTAGAGGACCTTTTCAAGGTGTTCCTGGCTTACTAGCGGTCCCATTTCTGAATTCTCATCGTCTCCAGGGCCTACCTTAATTTGTTTAGCTCTTTCAACAAAGCGCTCTACAAATCTTTCATAAATACTTTCTTCTACAAGAATTCGGGAACCAGCAGAACAAACCTGGCCTGAACCCGCATAAATGCCAAATAACGCGTAATCCACTGCGGTTTCAAAATCAGCATCAGCAAAAATAATATTGGGAGATTTCCCGCCCAATTCCAGGGAAACTTTTTTCATGGTATCAGCCGCGGTTTTCATAA is a genomic window containing:
- a CDS encoding putrescine aminotransferase, whose product is MSIDLNNELKTNQEKSVTDYINKVLSLIEKEEITEEEAAWITKETVDGFRENVNPGFLTYRKTVTKDGQFAAVEWSDNGACFKDVNGKEYIDCLGGFGIYNVGHRNPKVVKAVTDQLKRQALHSQDLLDPLRAMLAKILAEITPGDLKYAFFTNSGTESVEAALKLAKMYSERTTFISTTRAFHGKSLGSLSGTAKGMFRKPFLPLIPGFRHVPFGDIEMMRKTFETSSMVGEDVAAVILEPIQGEGGIILPPENYLKEVRELCDQFGALLIFDEVQTGMGRTGKMFAAELYDVVPDIICLAKAFGGGVMPAGAIVAKEKVFKSWFPNPFMHTTTFGGNPLACAAAIATIGVLIEERLPERSAEVGEYFLEELKKAAEGHEDKVLEIRGKGLMIGIEFHKDEIGYEVSKGMFDHGVLVAGTLINSKTIRIEPALTISYEEVDKVVSTFKQVLAKVEA
- a CDS encoding APC family permease, which translates into the protein MSKEKHSINEDVADLASLGYTQELKRNLNFFSNFAISFSFISATTGIFSLFGFGLTTGGPAFIWSWPIVFIGQLLVGLTMGEVASHYPVAGSIYQWTKHLAGNTYSWFSGWIYLIALLATIASVDFGAAPYIAQLMGMDANNHVLLVLITAVIVILQTLINAFSVKLMAIINGIGMIAEIVAMIVLAIALFAVGIHHPFSFSFDTAGTAGKGSYLPVFLAAMLTSTWVLFGFDSAGSLAEEVINPRRVVPKAIISSLFLTFIIGGLALLAFVLAIPNLGETMKAAVPLTYILNKNLGTGISNAFVVLALIAIFVCGTAVQATVSRLLFSFGRDNKIPGAKLWAKMSKKHDTPVAAIIFSGIFAILLVLSSSAESYIVNICVVGIYLAYLSVTVGALFARTRGWDSTASPWNLGKWGLTVNILSLIWGVFVILNLCWPRSPGQAWYLNYSVPLLAVIVMLIGAVYYFSSVYPRDKAITLKGNSEPFSNHKN
- a CDS encoding aldehyde dehydrogenase family protein, producing the protein MVELKKRLDNLKMYIDGGWRDSKNQETRAILNPANGEVITYAPEATIADVRAAIHAARRTFDQGTWSGLSAQERASYLFEIADKIDEYADELTKLETMDNGKTLREAGFDVGDAASCFRYYAGLITKPDGQTYHVADPMQAMVVREPVGVCGLIVPWNYPLLMSVWKIAPALAAGNTIVFKPSEVTPVTAKKLFEIFEEVGLPKGVANMVMGAGPVVGHEIASHPDVDMVSFTGGTKTGKHIMKTAADTMKKVSLELGGKSPNIIFADADFETAVDYALFGIYAGSGQVCSAGSRILVEESIYERFVERFVERAKQIKVGPGDDENSEMGPLVSQEHLEKVLYYIDLGKQEGATVALGGERMTVSGLDNGYFVEPTVFVDVKQDMRIVQEEIFGPVVVIQKFKDEEEAVKLANNTVYGLAGGVFSKDGAKALRVIKKLRAGITWINSYHPTYNEAPWGGYKQSGIGRSLGTFGLEEFQEVKQININLQVEPIGWFSN